Part of the Cyprinus carpio isolate SPL01 chromosome A1, ASM1834038v1, whole genome shotgun sequence genome is shown below.
CCAATTAAATTCATAGCCAGTTTTTATGGAAGCATTTAGGATCTAAcagttaaaaacaagaaaaaaaaaagatttatattatatatttctggTTTCAAACTCTGAAATGAGTCTCCTCAAGAGCTTCACATGAGTCACATGTTCCGCAATACATCAACTTGTAAGTTTATGTCTCAAACATATTCTAATGAGAATCTTTAGAGCATCAACTATCTGATTATCATTTACTCAATCTATAACAGATGCAGCTCTAATGCAGTTCTTATTCAAGTAAGTCAAAGTGTGACTGAAGATATACAGACTAGAGGAAAGTCTTTCACAGTGCAGGCTGGAAACCACATCTGTGCGCACCGTTTCCTGTGCCAGCAGCAcatgcttgagtgtgtgtgtgagaataaacacagcagagagaaagacatATGAAGAGTCAAGTGAAGAGCTAAACATCACAGCAGTGCAGGAGGAAGTTCACAAGCAGAAGAACATCAGACTGATGTGGATCTGTTCAGCTCCTGCAGGATGTCAGTGATTCGCCCCTGAGCTTCAACCAGCCCATCCTTCCACTCCTGTGGTATGACTGAGCCGAGATACACCGCCTGGGCCCCGAGCAGAGCCCCTAATGCTGCCCCACGGTTACAGTTCTCACCTATGGACACACACAGCATGTTAAAGGAGGAGttcacacagaaattaaaaagaaaaatatcctcaccctcagtccattcaagatgtagatgattttgtttcttcaccagatttggagaaatttagcattgcatcatttgctcaccaatggaacCTCTGCAGTAAAtcggtgctgtcagaatgagagtccaaacagctgacaaaatacatcacaacaatccacaattaatccaaatgactccagtccatcatttagtgtcttgtgaagccaaaagctggctgtttttattacacattcatcacaagacatttttaacttcaaactgttgcttctggctaaaagatgagtccataataatgcttcctccagtgaaaaagtccatcccctgttgtcctacatgtttgtttagaacaattttggactgttttgactagtaaacagtgcttgatctgtgcatatttctctcctgatacagaccagatgactttttcactggtggaagcattatggattatgaacACGTATTTTAGCCAGGAGCaacagtttgaaattaaaaatttcttgatggatttgtttctcacaaacacatctTTTGACTTCACAAgatactgatggactggagtcgtggaTTATcatgatgtatttatcagctgtttggactctcattctgatggcacccattcactacagaggatccatttgtgagcaagggatgtaatgctacatttgatcaaatctaatgaagaaacaaactcatctacatcttggatgacctgagggtaagcacattttcctttttgggtgaactattctttaaatGCACAagtattatcatcatcatcacagctgaACATGCCGTTCAGTTAGTGAGTCATGACACACATTCATTCAGAAACGCACCTCCACAGTTGGTGTTGGTCAGGATTCCCCCAGTCACGTCATTATGAAAGTTGTAGGCCAGGTAGAAGAGACTGCTGAGAGCtcctgaacaaaaaacacacagtcAGAAGAGCCATCATCATTAGTTTTGAGTGTAATCGTCTGGGGTTTTCTAACCTTGTGTGTAGCAGGCGAGTCCGAGAGACTCCACAGCACTCTGATGAACCTTCAGACGCTCCTCTGATGATCCTGGAAACCTGCAGAAGAGACACACGCCATGGCGTTTCAGAGTCATTCATTAGATTGTTACTGCGGATTGAATCTAAGATTTCACTTCAAAatgtttagtgtaaaaaaaaaaaaacagtgaataaaTTTTACTCGCTAAAtgtaataccaaaaaaaaaacaacaacaaaaaaaacattttgtgcacTGTAAAGTACATTTGTAAAATTCACAATAGCTGCTGATCAAGAAAAAGGACATGTATTATAGTAATAAGAATTTATGGATAAATTGGTTTAATTCAGTGTGATTTTAGTATTATGAAGGATCTAAGGATTTTTGGTAGCaacctgtgtgtgttttgcttcaAGACAgcatttgtgttgtattttactttctttcatttatattcatttattctttaattaatcattaatcatttaatttttcccatttaatcatataataatttaagcaattcATACACTCATTTCACTGATTCATGTATTGATtagacatttatattatattatgtttcatattatttttccattgttgtttattCTTATGATGTGTGGTTTCAAGCTATATTTGTCTTCATGAGTAAGATATCAAATAGATTTCAAGGTTTTTAACGTCATGGGACATTGTTGAGAAGCAGTCATTTTCCATTCCTATTACTTATGGTATAATAACACTTGTTGGATTTATGCTGGTAAGATGGAGTCTGAGCATTGAAAACATGTTCAACTAAGATTatccaaaaaactttttttttttttatcatcatcactttgtctcctgcttctgctcttctctggctttGCTCAGTCAACTTTTTGGCTGATATAAGACTGCTAATAGAGTTTTGGGTACCAGACAAGACTTGCTCTTAACAGGTTTTTGTATTAGACAACTTTGCTTAGTTGTTTGTTTACcagacaaaacagatattttctgacaggatctggCATCCAGGGTTGCATCTGATATTTCTGGCATGGAGGCATGATCtaacaattaatattttgtttttaattacatttttaattttaattttaagttttagccattttattacatgcttttgtcatttttattagttgttaatATTTCGCTTTATtgtcatttcaattttagttttagtaatttaagtaatttaacttttaacttCAACTTCAAAGTTATatatttcaggtagttgccaaggcagcaatTCTAATGATCAAGTTTTTGatccaatatttttattatctgaatttttttattatcaggaaTCATCTTAAATAGTGTGGGATTACAAATGTAAGAAACTGTTTAAGATCTGCAGATTCTACATCCTGACATTACATCATATAAAAAACTAAGGTGATCTACATTGTATTGGGCATTCAAGGTGAACATGAAAGCATCTGTTTACTGattaaattcaatattattttCCAGTTCTGCAAGTCTCTGATCTTCATACTGAGAGTTAACTACATGTGAAAGTTTACACGTCTTTAGTTCTCGTGGCCAGGTGCAGCGTACTGTTATCTTTGGTTAGTAGGTTTGCTGAAGCTCACAGTTGGGGGTTGATTTCCTGTATTATCTCAGAAGTAGTCACTTCTAAGGCTATGTGTTAGTCGGCacctttaaattttagttaacaataacaacagtggTTTAATTGTCATGAGAATAATATCACAATGCATAAGGTCTTAATGGTCCTAAAGTtttctgtttgtaataaataGGTCATtgttttttctaatgttttttgtgGTGTAATATGAGTTGCTGACCTCTCTGCACACTGTATAAAGTGTTGACACACGTCCCAGGTGTCCAGCACGGGTGATTTGAGCGCCATCTCCGCCTGTTGTTTCAGACATGCTCCGTTCAGTGTGGCGTGAAGCGCTCGCATGTACAGAGACACCAGCGGCTCCAGTGCTGGATGAGGATGAGTGAGCTTTACAAACTCCACCGCTGCAGAAACCTGGACACATTCACACCAGCAGAACAATATTTACAATTCTCAGTTAATACATGTTTAACCCTCTGGTACCGTGGGCGTGGCGGTCAAAAATGactgattgttgttgtttttttttttgtttatttcaatgaaataaatgtattatattttagttaaaaatgttttaatttaatattttgtatatttagggGATATTATGGTATGGAATTATATTTATGCAGCAGTTACaatccattttttatttgttaaccaCTTTTTGAACAGAAGAAGACACTTGCTgattattgctgaagtgaaaaatatattttccaaaacaagttttactctaaaattgtgagaaaataaatTTGAACAAGTTGtattccaaatttgaggttgatatctcaaaaaatgagcTTTCAGGAGGTTTTGTCTGGGTGCAGAATCAAAAGTTTCCACTAGATAAAATTTACTTCCCATTTGTTTCCAATGTGGTCATTGTTTGACTATTTTATTCAGGACCACTTAAtcttttcaaatcaaataaagtaaaaaaataaaaataaataataataataataaaaagacgttaaaaattttttttaaaattcaaacctTAAAAATTGTCAGCTAAAGAATTTATGAACATCATGCAGTAGCTGGATGAGACTCAGATGAGATGTTGGTGTCATGTGACTCACTGCTTTCTCCTCATTGGCTGTGGCAGACAGCAGGACAAAGGGAATAGCCATGGGAAGACATCCTATAGCATTCAGCTGGCTATCAGCACGGGATGTGCTCAACATGCATTTGGAGCGCTGCTCCGCAAACTCCAGAACCTGAAACGAAGACAGGATCATCGggaatgaactgaactgaatcaacaatgattttaaatgaataatgactGTTTACTGCTCTCTTTAGAGTTAATTCTGTTTAAAGCATTGAATTTCTGTTTTCTCGTTTATCACCGTGAAGCTGTTTTGAAactctgtattgtataaagcgttatagaaataaaagtgacttgacttgaactgaTGGTCTGACTTAAGATGCATTTACCTCTCTAGAGGACGTAGGTCTGAGTTCCTGCCAGTCAGAGAAGAAGCTTCTATGGAAAGACTCGGCGTACGTGTCGTTGTGTGCGCCGGGACGCGTCATGAACTCTATGTAATCCGACAGTACAGCGGCTCGTGCTTCAGGATCAGCCATACTAACAAAAGCACCAGTGGACAGAATGCGTGCAACTCTCAGAGCACAGAGAGTGTTCAGCGTGTTTCCACCCGCGTGAAGACCTGCGGGAGATTCAGAACAACAGTTACACAGTAAATCACACATTTCACACGCTTCACATAACAGCAGATTTCAGGtcacacatacactcatacaTTTTAGTCTGTTATCATTCAACTTTCAACTGCATTATAGTAATGAGACTTCAGTATAGAGGTTAGGGTTACATgctttatttcagtattatttatatactttaacttttttgttaatattttgaattagctttttttttagttttcattttaatttcagtttaagttttaatagTTCAGTTGTAAtcttgttatgtgcttttgtcatttttattagcttcaatttaaaatatctgattagttttaattatattttatatgtttaaattttagtaatattgttaCGTGCTTTaatcatttgtattagttttcaaaaataatttctatgtagtttttaattacattttatgtcagttttagaagtaattttatgtgcttttgtcatgttttttatgttcccatttagttttaattcattttatttcagttttattaaattaaatttaaattaaattaaatttatgcatttagcagacgcttttatccaaagcgacttacagtgcattcaggctatcaatttttacctatcatgtgttcccagggaattgaacccccaaccttgcgcttcgtaacgcaatgctctaccacttgagccaaggcagcatttctaataaCTATATCTGACATGCATACAGTAAATGACACATTTCACAGACAGAAATAAAGCTGTATATTCAGCTGCTGGAGATCTAGTTACTGCATGACTCAAACTAAACCTGTGTTTCCCTCTAGTGATTTTCACCAGCTCTTGCTTTAGATCAGTAGACTGATTGGGCAGGTGATCAGGTATAAGGTCACTCATATGTGTTTGTCTGTTACCCTGATGGTAGTGCACTGATCCACGCGGATCCGTCCAGAACTTCAGCTTATCATGCAGAATCACGTTCCCCACCACAGGAGCTGCGGTTCCGGTTGATCCGGCTCTGCGTCCACTGCCAGCTACAcaatgatcacacacacaccatgattACATACAAGCATCAGTAAAACAGTACCAGCAGTATTTTAGCTGCACGACCTGTGCTGGACAGGCTTAGGATGCTGGACGGGTGTCTGCTCCGCGGTGCAGTGAATCCAGTGATCCAGCCACTGAAGTCCCTCCTGATGTCTTGGGTGTTGTAGTACCAGTGGACGGGCATCGACATGGCATCCGCTGCACACATTCCCCACAGCGCTTCAGAGATGGCTCGCCTGACCTCAGTCATCTgcagtgaacacaacacacatataccACGGTAAACATATGATATGTTCTGAGATCATCAGATGATACTTGTGTCAGCTCCAAAACCTACATAGTCAATGGACAATACTCTGTTTTCAATGTATCTGAAGGTTttcaataaaatactgtaataaaaataatatataaataaaatgcattttgaaactaacatataaatatgacatattctgataaaaatataaataaaatgaaatacataaagcaatatataaatgatacatattgagatatataaataatacttacatATATTGTGGTCGGGCCCTGACTAATACTAACTAGTAGAGTATGTTGACGTAAACTTTGTTTATCATTGCAGATTTAAAACACTGAACTAAGTTATGAATCATCTATCTGTACAGAAACAATCACTAAACATGATGGATGTGAATGAATTTATGTTGTTCTTACTGTAAATAATGAGATCCGCTGCAGTTAACGAACAAACCCAGTCTTTATTGTGCAGCTGTGAATAATTACATAAGCGCACAATCATTGTTACAAAACCTCACCGGAAGTACATGATacataacatacaaaaatacGTCACGTGATGCCACATGAATGTGCGCTTCATGCATGTTAACATAAAATCGGTATCTGTTTACTGTGTTAATGTGGCAAAATAAAC
Proteins encoded:
- the LOC109057628 gene encoding uncharacterized protein LOC109057628 — encoded protein: MTEVRRAISEALWGMCAADAMSMPVHWYYNTQDIRRDFSGWITGFTAPRSRHPSSILSLSSTAGSGRRAGSTGTAAPVVGNVILHDKLKFWTDPRGSVHYHQGLHAGGNTLNTLCALRVARILSTGAFVSMADPEARAAVLSDYIEFMTRPGAHNDTYAESFHRSFFSDWQELRPTSSREVLEFAEQRSKCMLSTSRADSQLNAIGCLPMAIPFVLLSATANEEKAVSAAVEFVKLTHPHPALEPLVSLYMRALHATLNGACLKQQAEMALKSPVLDTWDVCQHFIQCAERFPGSSEERLKVHQSAVESLGLACYTQGALSSLFYLAYNFHNDVTGGILTNTNCGGENCNRGAALGALLGAQAVYLGSVIPQEWKDGLVEAQGRITDILQELNRSTSV